The Pirellulimonas nuda genome includes a region encoding these proteins:
- a CDS encoding dATP pyrophosphohydrolase, producing the protein MPAVVVREASARRDVERFVRYPYDLHRGQGRWVPPLRSEVRDLLSPRRNPYFDHAEAAFFLAERDGQSVGRVSAQVCQLAQRHQCPDTGHFGLFECENHEETAHALVAAAEGWLTRRGMKRVLGPLSLSINDEVGVLVDGFHRPPSIMMGHHPPYYDSLLTSAGFEKEMDVYAYWLDISRPYTRGVQRVVERAKRANDVHVRPIAKQRYQEEVRQALALFREAWSENWGYVPPTEAEVALLTRSLARVLARGAFMLATIGDEVVGFIVALPDINEITADLDGRLFPTGWYRLLWRLKTARFKSARVPLMGISKRYQTTLKGAEIALLLIDRCRESLLPRGVQHCEMSWILENNGPMRSILEASGSSRDKTYRVYSKPLAVAEVGANDRQL; encoded by the coding sequence ATGCCAGCCGTCGTTGTCCGAGAAGCGAGCGCTCGCCGCGATGTTGAGCGGTTCGTCCGATATCCATACGACCTGCACCGCGGCCAAGGCCGATGGGTCCCGCCGCTCCGCAGCGAGGTCAGGGACCTGTTAAGCCCCCGCCGGAACCCCTACTTCGATCACGCCGAAGCAGCGTTCTTCCTGGCGGAGCGAGACGGCCAATCGGTGGGGCGGGTGTCGGCGCAGGTGTGCCAGCTAGCGCAACGGCACCAGTGCCCAGACACGGGCCACTTTGGGCTCTTCGAGTGCGAGAACCACGAAGAGACGGCCCACGCCCTCGTTGCGGCGGCCGAGGGCTGGTTGACCCGCCGCGGGATGAAGCGTGTGCTCGGCCCCTTGAGCCTTTCCATCAACGACGAGGTGGGGGTGCTGGTCGATGGCTTCCACCGGCCGCCGTCGATCATGATGGGTCACCACCCCCCCTACTACGACTCGCTGCTGACGAGCGCGGGGTTCGAGAAAGAAATGGATGTCTACGCCTACTGGCTCGACATCAGCCGGCCGTACACCCGGGGCGTGCAGCGCGTCGTAGAGAGGGCCAAACGGGCCAACGACGTCCACGTGCGACCGATCGCCAAGCAGCGGTATCAGGAAGAGGTGCGACAAGCGCTCGCGCTCTTCCGCGAGGCGTGGAGCGAGAACTGGGGCTACGTTCCCCCGACCGAGGCCGAGGTCGCCCTGCTGACGCGGTCGCTGGCGCGCGTGCTGGCTCGGGGCGCCTTTATGCTCGCGACCATCGGCGACGAAGTCGTCGGCTTCATCGTCGCCTTGCCCGATATTAATGAGATAACAGCCGACCTCGACGGCCGGCTCTTTCCCACCGGCTGGTATCGATTGCTGTGGCGGCTCAAGACGGCGCGGTTCAAGTCCGCGCGTGTCCCACTGATGGGGATCAGCAAGCGCTATCAGACGACGCTCAAGGGGGCAGAGATCGCCCTGCTCCTGATCGACCGCTGCCGCGAGTCGTTATTGCCACGTGGGGTCCAGCACTGCGAGATGTCCTGGATCCTAGAGAACAACGGGCCGATGCGGTCTATCTTGGAAGCGTCCGGATCGAGCCGCGACAAGACCTACCGCGTCTACTCGAAGCCCCTGGCAGTCGCAGAGGTTGGCGCGAACGACCGGCAGCTCTAA
- a CDS encoding DUF1501 domain-containing protein, with the protein MSFLPTTSRPAPPHAPLGRRDFMQVGGLSALGLGLGSYCGRAQAAAASARAKACILIWLDGGPSHLETLDPKPQATREVRGPFQAISTSVPGIQLSELMPLTAASMQHTAIIRSMTSPLGEHNFGTHYLLTGYKPTPALNYPAIGSVVSHLRRGPGELPSHVAVPDLRVGGGKFIAPGYLPASVAPFEVGGDPASPGFRVRDLDPFPGLVDERLARRRDYLQMLNGAQHAADRTPPTDAAFEQAFRLMTSPAAKKAFDLSAESASTHRRYGDKSIGKCCLMARRLVEAGVPFVTVNNRGWDTHNDLVTRLKEGYTGARTPVGLVPSLDMAYSALITDLADRRLLDDTLVVVMGEFGRTPKLNTQAGRDHWPRVFSVMLAGGGVAGGQVIGSSDDMGESPSTRPVTPADLATTIYRLLGIDPATTLYTGDGRPVRVSAQGETISELFG; encoded by the coding sequence ATGAGTTTTCTGCCAACCACTAGCCGTCCGGCCCCCCCGCACGCCCCTCTGGGGAGACGCGACTTCATGCAAGTCGGCGGGCTCTCTGCCCTCGGGCTGGGGCTGGGGAGCTACTGCGGCCGCGCCCAGGCAGCCGCTGCCTCCGCGCGGGCCAAGGCCTGTATCCTCATCTGGCTCGACGGCGGGCCGAGCCACCTCGAAACGCTCGACCCCAAGCCGCAGGCCACCCGAGAGGTGCGCGGCCCGTTCCAGGCGATCTCGACCTCGGTCCCCGGGATCCAACTCAGCGAGCTGATGCCGTTGACCGCCGCGTCGATGCAGCACACGGCGATCATCCGCTCGATGACCTCGCCGCTGGGCGAGCACAACTTCGGGACCCACTACTTGCTCACCGGCTACAAGCCGACCCCGGCGCTCAACTACCCCGCAATCGGCTCGGTGGTGTCGCACCTGCGGCGCGGGCCGGGAGAGCTCCCTTCGCACGTGGCGGTTCCCGACCTGCGGGTCGGCGGCGGAAAGTTCATCGCCCCCGGCTACCTGCCCGCCAGCGTGGCGCCGTTCGAGGTCGGGGGAGACCCGGCCAGCCCCGGCTTCCGCGTGCGGGACCTCGACCCGTTCCCCGGACTGGTGGACGAGCGGCTTGCGCGGCGCCGCGACTACCTGCAGATGCTCAACGGGGCGCAGCACGCCGCCGACCGCACGCCGCCGACGGACGCCGCTTTCGAGCAGGCCTTCCGCTTGATGACGTCGCCGGCGGCCAAGAAGGCGTTCGACCTGTCGGCCGAGAGCGCCAGCACGCACCGCCGGTACGGCGACAAGTCGATCGGCAAGTGCTGCCTGATGGCGCGTCGGCTGGTCGAGGCGGGCGTGCCGTTCGTCACGGTGAACAACCGCGGCTGGGACACCCACAACGACCTGGTGACGCGTCTCAAGGAGGGGTACACCGGCGCCAGAACCCCGGTCGGGCTGGTGCCGTCGCTCGACATGGCTTACTCCGCGCTCATCACCGACCTCGCCGACCGGCGCCTGCTGGACGACACGCTGGTGGTAGTGATGGGTGAGTTCGGACGCACCCCGAAGCTCAACACCCAGGCCGGGCGCGACCACTGGCCGCGCGTGTTTAGTGTGATGCTCGCGGGGGGGGGCGTCGCGGGGGGGCAGGTGATTGGTTCGAGCGACGACATGGGGGAGAGCCCCAGCACGCGGCCCGTCACCCCCGCCGACCTGGCGACGACCATCTACCGCCTGCTCGGCATCGACCCGGCGACGACCCTCTACACCGGCGACGGGCGCCCGGTGCGCGTCAGCGCCCAGGGCGAGACGATCAGCGAGCTGTTTGGATGA
- a CDS encoding ThuA domain-containing protein, with translation MLFRSFQAVALTLLLLQHAGASEDSYRMPDYGDHAPPAARPPADVRALLAGSDDAPQRDAPLKLLLVAGVKDHGPGEHDYPAWQKVWARLLAKAPRTEVSTAWEFPLPEEADAADVMVFYQKGDWNDRRAALIDAFLARGGGLAIIHYAVNGNQAAPEFAKRIGLASETGKIGYRHGPLDIDFGPGAGHPIARNLNRVAWHDETYWRLSGDPRSINLLGTSIEEGESTPQFWTTQQGPGRVFVSVPGHYMWTFDDPAFRLLLMRGIAWAGGRNVDRFNDLVTLDARIGQ, from the coding sequence ATGTTGTTCCGATCGTTTCAGGCAGTCGCCCTCACGCTCTTGCTCCTGCAGCACGCGGGGGCGTCAGAAGACTCGTACCGCATGCCCGACTACGGCGACCACGCGCCGCCGGCCGCTCGCCCCCCGGCGGACGTGCGTGCGCTATTGGCGGGCAGCGACGATGCGCCCCAGCGCGACGCGCCGCTCAAGCTGCTGCTGGTCGCGGGGGTCAAAGACCACGGTCCGGGAGAGCACGACTACCCCGCTTGGCAAAAGGTCTGGGCCCGGCTGCTTGCCAAAGCGCCCCGCACGGAGGTCTCGACCGCGTGGGAGTTCCCGCTCCCCGAAGAAGCCGACGCGGCGGACGTGATGGTGTTCTACCAGAAGGGGGACTGGAACGATCGCCGCGCCGCGCTGATCGACGCGTTCCTCGCCCGCGGCGGCGGGCTGGCGATCATCCACTACGCGGTGAACGGCAACCAAGCGGCCCCCGAGTTCGCCAAACGCATCGGCTTGGCTTCCGAGACCGGCAAGATCGGCTACCGGCACGGCCCGCTCGACATCGACTTCGGGCCCGGGGCCGGCCACCCCATCGCGCGCAATCTTAACCGCGTCGCTTGGCACGACGAAACCTACTGGCGGCTGAGCGGCGACCCGCGCAGCATCAATCTGCTCGGCACGAGCATCGAAGAGGGAGAGTCCACCCCGCAGTTCTGGACCACCCAGCAGGGTCCGGGCCGTGTGTTTGTGTCGGTGCCGGGCCACTACATGTGGACGTTCGACGACCCCGCGTTCCGGCTGCTGCTGATGCGCGGCATCGCCTGGGCGGGGGGGCGCAACGTCGACCGGTTCAACGACCTGGTCACGCTCGACGCGCGGATCGGCCAATAG
- a CDS encoding WD40 repeat domain-containing protein, giving the protein MSRLSTPHAARLAGALLGALAVGAGIGQSPAARAQPPITALAFAPGGELVVAGSQAGIRVAAWPTLQTDSERGVGVDQPHDLRFSPNGRRLLVVGGAAGQFGQWELVSWPGFEPIASAIAHGDTIYSAAWLSDDRFVTAAADNDLIEWRQTGRGVQQVAKLQGHSRRVLCVESSGLNLLASAGVDQVLRVWESDDGRVADRPLRNLDNHTGVVCDLAARPGDHGVPYLASASVDKTVRLWQPSIGRLVRFARLPVEPCSIAWRPDGERLAVGCADGKLRIINPNSVQVEQTLDALDGWAFEVAAAADGSFAVGGTGGVVRRVVPEDRP; this is encoded by the coding sequence ATGAGCCGACTCTCGACCCCCCACGCCGCCAGGCTCGCCGGCGCCCTGTTGGGCGCCCTGGCGGTCGGAGCGGGCATCGGCCAGTCGCCCGCTGCGCGCGCCCAGCCGCCCATCACGGCGCTCGCGTTTGCGCCCGGCGGCGAGCTGGTGGTTGCCGGCTCCCAGGCCGGGATCCGCGTGGCGGCCTGGCCCACGCTCCAGACCGACAGCGAGCGGGGCGTCGGCGTCGATCAGCCGCACGACCTCCGGTTCTCACCCAACGGCCGGCGGTTGCTCGTCGTCGGGGGCGCCGCGGGGCAGTTCGGCCAGTGGGAGCTGGTGTCGTGGCCCGGCTTCGAGCCCATCGCCAGTGCGATTGCGCACGGCGACACCATCTATTCGGCGGCGTGGCTCTCGGACGACCGCTTCGTCACCGCCGCCGCGGACAACGACCTGATCGAGTGGCGCCAAACCGGCCGCGGCGTTCAACAAGTTGCCAAGTTACAGGGGCACTCCCGCCGTGTGCTGTGCGTCGAGTCCAGCGGTCTGAACCTGCTGGCGTCGGCCGGCGTCGATCAAGTCTTGCGGGTGTGGGAATCGGATGACGGGCGTGTGGCGGATCGCCCGCTCCGCAACCTCGACAACCACACCGGCGTCGTCTGCGACCTCGCCGCGCGGCCCGGCGACCACGGGGTCCCCTACCTCGCCTCGGCGAGCGTCGACAAGACCGTCCGGCTTTGGCAGCCCTCCATCGGCCGGCTGGTGCGCTTTGCGCGGCTGCCGGTCGAGCCCTGCTCGATCGCCTGGCGCCCCGACGGCGAGCGGCTGGCCGTGGGCTGCGCCGACGGGAAGCTGAGGATCATCAACCCCAACAGCGTCCAGGTCGAACAAACCCTCGACGCGCTCGACGGGTGGGCGTTCGAGGTCGCCGCGGCGGCCGACGGCAGCTTCGCCGTCGGCGGCACGGGGGGCGTCGTACGGCGGGTGGTCCCAGAGGACCGCCCCTGA
- a CDS encoding translation initiation factor codes for MPGLFDGTPLERPVVCDRCGLEQRECRCAPETVAPQGSPAPADQSPRVRRERRRGKWATIVSGLRAEPPELKRLLSRFRTSLGAGGGISDGELVLQGDHRDAVVDCLLAMGYRAKAAGG; via the coding sequence ATGCCCGGACTCTTCGACGGCACGCCCCTGGAGCGCCCCGTGGTGTGCGATCGCTGCGGCCTCGAGCAGCGGGAGTGCCGCTGCGCGCCCGAGACGGTTGCCCCCCAGGGGTCTCCGGCGCCGGCGGACCAGAGCCCCCGCGTCCGCCGCGAGCGACGCCGCGGAAAGTGGGCGACCATCGTCAGCGGCCTGCGGGCCGAGCCGCCCGAACTGAAGCGGCTGCTGAGCCGGTTCCGCACCAGCCTGGGCGCCGGCGGCGGGATCAGCGACGGCGAGCTTGTCCTCCAAGGGGACCATCGCGACGCGGTGGTCGACTGCCTGCTAGCAATGGGCTACCGCGCGAAGGCCGCGGGCGGGTAA
- a CDS encoding MFS transporter: MKPSRVANPQPTPAAPQAVADPPYAWVMLPLAVLMQIGTSPGQTFGVALFNEPIRESLGLSHTQLTGSYLVASLLASVPLMWIGRRMDRHGMRMASLALVAAVGLSCLAISRVQGVVGLTVGFFLLRAFGQGGLSLAAGNTLGMWFQKRLGVASGIAGVGMSASIAVVPMGYYALIQWLGWRDAYAAVGLILFATLLPLLACFYRNNAAVAAEAESNQAASPRPGSLSFAQAVRTPAYWVASMCSALVGMICTAVFFNLVPLFQHNGFSPAQAAGVFPTVALAMAVMQLNGGVLADRLPLRLLMAVAVATLGGGALAIGAAKSVAAAQVGAALLGAGQGLMAVTGNTLWPRYFGRRELGAIRSSVWTATVAACSAGPFVMGATFDLTGGYGPSLWLFAAMAAVAAAASLAWGGPPHAAPARVTRCSDPALAVK, encoded by the coding sequence GTGAAGCCCTCCCGCGTCGCCAACCCGCAACCCACGCCCGCCGCCCCCCAGGCCGTGGCCGACCCCCCCTACGCCTGGGTGATGCTGCCGCTGGCGGTCTTGATGCAAATCGGCACCAGCCCCGGGCAGACGTTCGGCGTGGCGTTGTTCAACGAGCCGATCCGCGAGTCGCTCGGGCTCAGCCACACGCAGCTCACCGGTTCGTACCTGGTCGCCAGCCTGTTGGCCTCCGTCCCGTTAATGTGGATCGGCCGGCGGATGGACCGGCACGGCATGCGGATGGCCTCACTGGCGTTGGTCGCCGCGGTCGGGCTTTCCTGCTTGGCGATCTCGCGGGTCCAGGGGGTGGTCGGGCTAACCGTTGGATTCTTCCTGCTGCGTGCGTTCGGCCAAGGGGGGCTGTCGCTCGCCGCCGGCAACACGCTGGGGATGTGGTTCCAGAAGCGGCTTGGCGTGGCGTCGGGGATCGCCGGCGTGGGGATGAGTGCGTCGATCGCGGTCGTGCCGATGGGCTACTACGCGCTCATCCAATGGCTTGGCTGGCGCGACGCCTACGCCGCGGTTGGCTTGATCCTGTTCGCTACCCTGCTGCCGCTGCTGGCGTGCTTCTACCGCAACAACGCGGCGGTCGCCGCCGAAGCCGAGTCCAACCAGGCCGCGTCCCCCCGGCCCGGCTCGCTCTCGTTCGCTCAAGCGGTCCGCACGCCGGCCTACTGGGTCGCGTCGATGTGTTCTGCGTTGGTGGGGATGATTTGCACCGCGGTGTTCTTCAACCTGGTGCCGCTGTTCCAGCACAACGGGTTCTCGCCGGCGCAGGCGGCCGGGGTCTTTCCCACGGTCGCCCTGGCGATGGCGGTGATGCAGCTCAACGGCGGCGTGCTTGCCGACCGGCTCCCGCTGCGGCTGCTGATGGCCGTGGCCGTGGCCACGCTCGGCGGCGGCGCGCTGGCGATCGGCGCCGCAAAGAGCGTCGCTGCCGCCCAGGTGGGCGCCGCGCTGCTGGGCGCCGGCCAGGGCCTGATGGCGGTGACCGGCAACACGCTGTGGCCGCGGTACTTCGGGCGCCGCGAGCTCGGCGCGATCCGCAGCAGCGTCTGGACCGCCACCGTGGCCGCGTGCAGCGCGGGCCCGTTCGTCATGGGCGCCACGTTCGACCTGACCGGCGGCTACGGCCCTTCGCTGTGGCTCTTCGCCGCGATGGCGGCGGTCGCCGCCGCGGCGTCGCTTGCTTGGGGCGGCCCGCCCCACGCGGCGCCGGCTCGCGTCACGCGTTGCAGCGACCCGGCGCTCGCCGTGAAGTAG
- a CDS encoding sulfatase-like hydrolase/transferase yields the protein MPSPLRTSRRQSPAVDVSWFLALTICCANQAGAAPAAPRPNVLLIVADDLGYSDLGCYGGEIDTPHIDRLAAQGLRFTDYYVNPMCVVTRTSLMTGHTHAQSDGYRHSLPIARVMRDAGYQTSLTGKWHQPGNPLDAGFDAFYGFLDGQINSWTGAEAGAPQIQTGRGAPEPTPAGWYSTDAFTDHAIQQIDAALGQGRPFFSYVAYNAPHSPLHAPRANVEKYPQRYRAGWETLREARFQRQRAMGLVDDRYRLTEPEAEVRRWDEMPPDDQHTEARRMAAYAGMVDRLDENIGRLLAHLAERGVHDNTLVVFMSDNGGDYGNGDIHTYHQQVPWDKDSLPFSATGWAMLKNTPFRWYKSSASNGGVRVPLVVRWPDGISLPPGSFVRQRLHVTDLYPTFLELAGAQYPASDAGRKLKPLYGGSAVRLFSDPGLGERAIHDEVFWSFLTTTGQRGLMSGGWKIVSLNDSPWMLFNVAEDPAESHDLAAEQPQRLAALSRRWARFAAEETNLKPRDRGPLRTERQGWGMHRARMVLPQLVDLSPREAAMDVPLDTGLALEFSGPVEFSGADAESLRLYAVDDPENAVWKSTSAPESLSQDKQRIEFNNLPKLKPATTYFLLSDPGWIKVGGQPSGPLNDGAYWWRFRTAQSAVEAAGR from the coding sequence ATGCCCTCTCCTCTTCGAACTTCCCGACGGCAATCTCCTGCCGTTGACGTTTCGTGGTTTCTCGCCCTTACGATCTGCTGCGCCAACCAGGCCGGCGCGGCGCCCGCGGCCCCGCGGCCCAACGTGCTGCTGATTGTGGCGGACGACCTGGGGTATTCCGACCTGGGCTGCTACGGCGGCGAGATCGACACCCCGCACATCGATCGGCTAGCGGCCCAGGGGCTGCGGTTCACGGACTACTACGTCAACCCGATGTGCGTCGTCACCCGCACCAGCCTGATGACGGGGCACACGCACGCCCAGTCGGACGGCTACCGTCACTCCCTGCCCATCGCCCGCGTGATGCGCGACGCGGGCTACCAGACTTCGCTGACGGGCAAGTGGCACCAACCGGGCAACCCGCTGGACGCCGGCTTTGACGCCTTCTACGGCTTCCTCGACGGGCAGATCAATTCTTGGACAGGCGCCGAAGCGGGCGCCCCACAGATCCAAACCGGCCGCGGCGCGCCCGAGCCCACACCGGCCGGATGGTACTCGACCGACGCGTTCACCGACCACGCAATCCAGCAGATCGACGCGGCGCTCGGCCAGGGGCGACCGTTCTTCTCGTACGTGGCCTACAACGCGCCCCACAGCCCGCTGCACGCCCCCCGCGCGAACGTAGAAAAGTACCCGCAGCGCTACCGCGCCGGCTGGGAGACGCTCCGGGAAGCCAGGTTCCAGCGGCAGCGGGCGATGGGGCTCGTCGACGATCGCTACCGGCTGACCGAGCCCGAGGCCGAGGTGCGGCGTTGGGACGAGATGCCACCAGATGACCAGCACACCGAGGCCCGCCGGATGGCCGCGTACGCCGGCATGGTCGACCGGTTGGACGAGAACATCGGCCGGTTGCTCGCCCACCTCGCCGAGCGCGGCGTGCACGACAACACGCTGGTCGTGTTCATGTCTGACAACGGCGGCGACTACGGCAACGGCGACATCCACACCTACCACCAGCAGGTCCCGTGGGACAAAGACTCGCTGCCATTCAGCGCCACCGGCTGGGCGATGCTCAAGAACACGCCGTTCCGCTGGTACAAGTCGTCCGCCAGCAACGGCGGCGTCCGCGTGCCGCTGGTCGTCCGCTGGCCGGACGGGATCTCACTCCCCCCTGGATCGTTCGTGCGTCAGCGGCTGCACGTGACCGACCTCTACCCAACGTTCTTGGAGCTAGCCGGCGCTCAGTACCCCGCCAGCGACGCGGGCCGGAAGCTCAAACCGCTGTACGGCGGCTCCGCCGTGCGGCTGTTTAGCGACCCGGGGCTGGGCGAGAGGGCGATCCACGACGAGGTGTTCTGGTCGTTCCTCACTACCACCGGACAGCGGGGCCTGATGTCGGGCGGGTGGAAGATCGTGAGCCTCAACGACAGCCCCTGGATGCTCTTCAATGTCGCAGAGGACCCGGCCGAGTCGCACGACCTGGCCGCCGAGCAGCCGCAGCGCCTCGCGGCCCTGAGCCGGCGTTGGGCGCGGTTCGCCGCGGAAGAAACCAACCTCAAGCCGCGCGACCGCGGGCCGCTGCGGACCGAGCGCCAGGGCTGGGGGATGCACCGCGCGCGGATGGTGCTGCCGCAGCTCGTCGACCTCTCGCCCAGGGAGGCCGCGATGGACGTCCCGCTCGATACCGGGCTCGCGCTGGAGTTCTCCGGACCGGTCGAGTTCTCGGGCGCCGACGCCGAATCGCTGCGGCTGTACGCAGTAGACGACCCCGAGAACGCCGTCTGGAAGTCGACGTCAGCGCCCGAATCGTTGTCGCAGGACAAGCAGCGGATCGAGTTCAACAACCTGCCCAAGCTCAAGCCCGCCACCACGTACTTCTTGCTCTCCGACCCGGGCTGGATCAAGGTGGGCGGCCAGCCGAGCGGCCCGCTGAACGACGGCGCCTACTGGTGGCGGTTCCGCACCGCCCAGAGCGCTGTGGAAGCCGCAGGGCGCTAG
- a CDS encoding N(4)-(beta-N-acetylglucosaminyl)-L-asparaginase: MLTPRRSHWYQVAPACLRWARLLVLAALPWSGGGCALGETPAEPPRRPLVVSTWRHGMPANEAAWEVLSAGGAALDAVEAGARDSESDPDNHSVGLGGLPDRDGNVTLDACIMDSRGDCGSVAFLSQIENPVSVARLVMEKTPHVMLVGEGALEFAVANGFARRELLTPAARAQWQKWKANAPDAVRERAINVENHDTIGIVAMDDSGDLAGACTTSGLAWKMHGRVGDSPIIGAGLYVDDEVGAATATGVGEAVIRAVGSFLVVELMRQGHTPQQACRLAAERVVSKNPDWATLQVGFIAIDKEGRVGGYSLQPGFEYAVYDRSGNRLVDAPSRVR; encoded by the coding sequence TTGCTCACGCCACGACGAAGTCACTGGTATCAAGTCGCCCCGGCATGCCTGCGCTGGGCGCGGCTGCTCGTCCTCGCCGCGCTGCCGTGGAGCGGCGGGGGGTGCGCATTGGGCGAGACGCCCGCCGAGCCGCCACGCAGGCCGCTGGTTGTTTCGACGTGGCGGCACGGCATGCCCGCGAACGAAGCGGCGTGGGAGGTCCTCTCCGCGGGGGGCGCCGCGCTCGACGCGGTCGAGGCGGGCGCCCGCGACAGCGAGTCGGACCCCGACAACCACAGCGTGGGGCTCGGCGGGCTCCCCGACCGCGACGGGAACGTGACGCTCGACGCCTGCATCATGGACAGCCGCGGCGACTGCGGGTCGGTGGCGTTCTTGTCGCAGATCGAGAACCCGGTGTCGGTCGCTCGGCTGGTGATGGAGAAGACGCCGCACGTGATGCTCGTCGGCGAAGGCGCCCTTGAGTTTGCTGTGGCCAACGGTTTTGCGCGGCGAGAGCTGCTCACGCCAGCGGCACGCGCCCAGTGGCAGAAATGGAAGGCCAACGCCCCAGATGCGGTCCGCGAGCGTGCGATCAATGTCGAGAACCACGACACGATCGGGATCGTCGCGATGGACGACAGCGGCGACCTGGCGGGCGCCTGCACCACCAGCGGCCTGGCGTGGAAGATGCACGGACGGGTCGGCGACTCGCCGATCATCGGCGCCGGGCTCTACGTCGACGACGAGGTGGGCGCCGCCACGGCCACGGGCGTCGGCGAAGCGGTCATCCGCGCGGTCGGCAGCTTCTTGGTCGTCGAGCTGATGCGGCAGGGGCACACCCCGCAGCAGGCCTGCCGGCTTGCTGCGGAGCGCGTCGTCAGCAAGAACCCCGACTGGGCGACGCTGCAGGTCGGCTTTATCGCGATCGACAAAGAGGGCCGCGTCGGCGGGTACTCGCTTCAGCCCGGCTTCGAGTACGCCGTCTACGACCGCTCGGGCAACCGATTGGTGGACGCGCCGAGCCGGGTGCGGTGA